Proteins encoded by one window of Lacerta agilis isolate rLacAgi1 chromosome 11, rLacAgi1.pri, whole genome shotgun sequence:
- the UBQLN1 gene encoding ubiquilin-1 yields MSESSESPPGPQSPDETPGPAASASEPRIIKVTVKTPKEKEEFAVPETSSIRQFKEEISKRFKAHTDQLVLIFAGKILKDQDTLTQHGIHDGLTVHLVIKTQNRSHDNSAQQTTTAGSTATTTASTSSSTNSTNTSPFGLGGLGGLASLSSLGLNTSNFSELQSQMQRQLMSNPEMMVQIMENPFVQSMLSNPDLMRQLIMANPQMQQLIQRNPEISHMLNNPDIMRQTLELARNPAMMQEMMRNQDRALSNLESIPGGYNALRRMYTDIQEPMLNAAQEQFGGNPFASLVSNSSGGDSQPSRTENRDPLPNPWAPPSTTQSSPNNSSNSGDSGGGSSVGSSSTGNTGQSSAMPNLGPGLGAGMFNTPGMQSLLQQITENPQLMQNMLSAPYMRSMMQSLSQNPDLAAQMMLNNPLFAGNPQLQEQMRQQIPTFLQQMQNPDTLSAMSNPRAMQALLQIQQGLQTLATEAPGLIPGFNTGIAGLGNSGLGSAGLGTTGIPTATAVPTSVPNETTSPASGTGETGHQQFVQQMLQALAGANAQQLQNPEVRFQQQLEQLSAMGFLNREANLQALIATGGDINAAIERLLGSQPS; encoded by the exons ATGTCTGAGAGCAGCGAGAGCCCTCCTGGGCCGCAGAGCCCCGACGAGACCCCCGGCCCGGCCGCCTCGGCCTCGGAGCCGCGGATCATCAAAGTCACCGTCAAAACCcccaaggagaaggaggagttcGCCGTCCCAGAGACCAGCAGCATCCGGCAG TTCAAGGAAGAAATTTCGAAGCGTTTTAAAGCCCACACTGACCAACTTGTGTTGATATTTGCTGGaaaaattttaaaagatcaaGATACATTGACCCAGCATGGGATCCATGATGGGCTTACCGTTCACCTTGTCATCAAAACACAAAACAg ATCACATGACAATTCAGCTCAGCAAACAACTACTGCAGGGAGTACTGCTACCACAACAGCATCCACCAGTAGCTCTACAAATTCAACAAACACCAGCCCTTTTGGTTTGG gtggTCTTGGAGGACTTGCAAGCCTGAGTAGCCTAGGCCTCAATACATCAAACTTCTCAGAATTACAGAGTCAAATGCAACGACAGCTCATGTCCAATCCAGAGATGATGGTTCAGATTATGGAGAATCCCTTTGTTCAGAGCATGCTTTCAAATCCAGACCTAATGCGACAGTTAATTATGGCTAATCCTCAGATGCAGCAGTTGATACAGCGAAATCCAGAGATCAGCCATATGCTTAATAATCCAGATATAATGAGACAG ACTTTAGAACTTGCTAGAAACCCTGCAATGATGCAAGAAATGATGAGAAACCAGGACCGTGCCTTGAGCAACCTTGAAAGTATACCTGGTGGTTATAATGCTTTGCGACGCATGTATACAGATATTCAGGAGCCAATGCTCAACGCAGCACAAGAGCAG TTTGGAGGCAACCCGTTTGCTTCATTAGTAAGCAATTCATCAGGTGGAGACAGCCAGCCATCTCGCACAGAAAACCGAGACCCATTGCCAAATCCTTGGGCTCCTCCGTCCACCACACAGAGCTCCCCAAACAATAGCAGCAACAGCGGAGACAGTGGGGGAGGCAGCAGTGTTGGAAGCAGCAGCACTGGAAACACAGGGCAGAGCTCAGCAATGCCGAATTTGGGACCAGGTCTAGGAG CTGGCATGTTCAACACACCCGGAATGCAGAGCTTGTTGCAGCAAATAACAGAAAACCCACAGTTGATGCAGAACATGTTGTCTGCCCCCTACATGAGAAGCATGATGCAGTCATTGAGCCAGAATCCTGATCTTGCAGCCCAG ATGATGCTGAATAACCCTTTGTTTGCTGGGAATCCTCAGCTTCAAGAGCAAATGAGACAACAAATTCCAACTTTCCTTCAACAA ATGCAGAACCCAGATACGTTATCTGCAATGTCAAATCCTAGAGCTATGCAAGCTTTGCTACAGATTCAGCAAGGTTTGCAGACTCTAGCAACAGAAGCGCCAGGACTTATACCTGG ATTTAATACTGGAATAGCTGGATTAGGAAACTCTGGTTTAGGAAGTGCTGGACTAGGGACCACTGGCATTCCTACTGCAACAGCCGTGCCCACTTCCGTCCCAAATGAAACGACAAGTCCAGCGTCAGGAACTGGTGAAACTGGACACCAGCAGTTTGTTCAGCAGATGTTGCAGGCTCTTGCTGGAGCCAATGCTCAG CAATTACAAAACCCAGAAGTTAGATTTCAGCAGCAACTGGAGCAGCTCAGTGCAATGGGCTTTTTGAACCGTGAAGCAAACCTACAAGCTCTAATAGCAACAGGAGGTGATATCAATGCAGCCATTGAAAGGCTACTGGGTTCCCAACCATCATAG